The proteins below are encoded in one region of Methanomassiliicoccus luminyensis B10:
- a CDS encoding Lrp/AsnC ligand binding domain-containing protein — translation MPGAVVLLNVEVGKEKEVAQRLCSVEGVERAYAVYGVYDVVVIVSSETLEGLEALLMQKVRNFAGIKSTMTLLISHECIVE, via the coding sequence ATGCCCGGTGCGGTGGTGCTCCTGAACGTGGAGGTGGGGAAGGAGAAAGAGGTCGCGCAGCGCTTATGCTCCGTCGAGGGAGTGGAGAGGGCCTACGCCGTCTACGGTGTGTACGACGTGGTGGTCATCGTCTCCTCGGAGACCCTCGAAGGGCTGGAGGCCCTGCTGATGCAGAAGGTGAGGAACTTCGCGGGGATCAAGAGCACCATGACCCTACTGATCAGCCACGAGTGCATCGTGGAATAG
- a CDS encoding LysE family transporter: MEATSDPLLFLAMVAFISMSGALMPGPMFATAVHRGLEDGRAGIKMAVGHAIVEIPLIIAIFFGLEAILRNETVFAAIGLVGGVFLLHMGASMFRAKLDEPGRKDSKHGSVVAGIILTAANPYFILWWATVGASLVVLASGFGLWIVPLFAAVHLACDFGWFFVVSLAVNRSRTFWTGNRYRYLYGACGTILIVFALYFIYSSIAGLAG, encoded by the coding sequence ATGGAGGCGACCTCCGATCCGCTGCTGTTCCTGGCCATGGTGGCGTTCATCTCGATGTCCGGAGCGCTGATGCCCGGGCCGATGTTCGCCACGGCCGTCCACCGCGGCCTCGAGGACGGGCGTGCGGGGATCAAGATGGCCGTCGGCCACGCCATCGTGGAGATACCGCTGATCATCGCCATATTCTTCGGGCTGGAAGCCATATTGAGGAACGAAACGGTGTTCGCGGCCATCGGCCTGGTGGGCGGCGTGTTCCTTCTCCACATGGGCGCATCGATGTTCCGAGCCAAGCTCGACGAGCCGGGCAGGAAGGACTCGAAGCACGGCTCGGTGGTGGCGGGCATCATACTGACCGCGGCGAACCCCTACTTCATACTGTGGTGGGCCACCGTGGGCGCGTCCCTGGTCGTGCTGGCCTCCGGGTTCGGCCTATGGATCGTCCCGCTCTTCGCCGCGGTCCACCTTGCCTGCGATTTCGGGTGGTTCTTCGTCGTCAGCCTCGCCGTCAACAGGTCCAGGACATTCTGGACCGGAAATAGGTATAGGTATCTTTACGGGGCCTGCGGGACCATCCTCATCGTCTTCGCACTGTACTTCATCTATAGCTCCATCGCGGGGCTCGCCGGTTGA